The Hevea brasiliensis isolate MT/VB/25A 57/8 chromosome 1, ASM3005281v1, whole genome shotgun sequence genome has a window encoding:
- the LOC131174653 gene encoding uncharacterized protein LOC131174653: MTAETMILPKTKEPIQTTVPTSDQELIKSSSLPPSIAAETKILPKVLSRLAELKENIPVAATITETAQARRTSLSGKTTDLEARLAQREKKLSFLETEFSRLSKEE; this comes from the exons ATGACTGCTGAGACAATGATTCTTCCAAAG ACTAAAGAACCCATTCAAACTACTGTTCCCACCAGTGATCAAGAACTTATCAAGTCATCATCACTGCCTCCTTCAATTGCTGCTGAGACAAAGATTCTTCCAAAG GTTCTGTCTCGCTtggcagaattaaaagagaatattccTGTGGCTGCAACTATTACAGAAACTGCTCAAGCTCGCAGAACATCTCTTTCAGGGAAAACCACTGATCTTGAAGCAAGATTGGCACAAAGAGAAAAGAAACTAAGTTTCTTGGAGACTGAATTCTCAAGACTTTCAAAAGAAGAATAA